The proteins below come from a single Papaver somniferum cultivar HN1 chromosome 11, ASM357369v1, whole genome shotgun sequence genomic window:
- the LOC113324875 gene encoding uncharacterized protein LOC113324875 yields the protein MQEAGQSPLSENLLKLSFLRKCSLQTFTAPLTGTGDTVEHLRTYRMTLTQWDHYDVVLCKFFPASLRDEALMWFNNLPKVSVVSFAHLSELFLETYMHNIRVRSQVVVLFQISRAPNESLRSLVTRWRKLCDKIGKVPEAYAILGFKNSLRKTDPIFARIYETMPKFFGKLREIQEDYIALEELQDGTYDMMVKGTSRGENVVEPQNPKIPAQGAGRSNNGSTQFDKYYTGGWKGRDQAQQNKGKFVDPVYTKLNTPISEIHKKIDGMHKITYPWNRGQQPERAKNITEFCEFHQFHIHTTDSCRDLKKMVQEMINECKLQEYIAQPAIPPAAWVPIHHVEIPREAHYLGCNTISHSEIVAPTPEGNITGRIHKRNFAGDEVYSVSKEPPIEE from the coding sequence ATGCAGGAGGCAGGACAATCTCCTCTATCTGAAAATCTATTAAAACTGTCATTTCTAAGGAAATGCTCTCTACAGACATTCACAGCTCCGTTGACTGGAACAGGAGACACAGTCGAGCACCTCAGGACTTATCGCATGACTCTAACCCAATGGGATCACTATGACGTAGTGTTGTGTAAGTTTTTTCCGGCAAGTCTAAGAGACGAAGCCTTAATGTGGTTCAACAACCTGCCTAAAGTCTCAGTTGTATCATTTGCTCACCTATCCGAGCTTTTCTTAGAAACATACATGCATAATATCAGAGTACGATCCCAAGTTGTTGTGCTGTTCCAGATATCCAGAGCACCAAACGAGTCACTCCGCTCCCTGGTAACACGATGGAGAAAACTATGTGATAAGATTGGAAAAGTCCCTGAAGCTTACGCAATCTTAGGCTTCAAAAATAGTCTTAGAAAGACAGACCCTATATTTGCCCGCATCTATGAAACCATGCcaaaattttttggaaaattaaGAGAAATCCAAGAGGATTATATAGCCTTGGAAGAACTCCAGGACGGAACTTATGACATGATGGTAAAAGGAACTAGTAGAGGAGAAAATGTGGTAGAACCACAGAATCCCAAAATACCAGCCCAAGGAGCAGGGCGATCCAACAACGGGTCAACCCAGTTCGACAAATATTATACTGGAGGATGGAAAGGGCGAGACCAAGCCCAGCAAAATAAGGGAAAGTTCGTAGACCCAGTCTACACGAAGCTGAACACCCCCATATCCGAGATACATAAGAAGATCGACGGAATGCATAAAATCACTTACCCATGGAACAGAGGTCAGCAGCCAGAGCGGGCCAAAAATATAACTGAGTTCTGTGAATTCCATCAATTCCATATCCACACGACAGACTCGTGTAGGGACTTGAAGAAGATGGTGCAAGAAATGATCAATGAATGCAAGCTCCAGGAATACATTGCGCAACCAGCGATCCCACCCGCTGCTTGGGTACCCATACACCATGTGGAGATTCCTCGTGAGGCGCACTATCTAGGGTGCAATACAATATCACACTCGGAAATCGTTGCCCCCACGCCTGAAGGAAATATTACAGGACGAATTCACAAACGAAACTTCGCAGGTGATGAAGTCTACAGTGTATCCAAAGAGCCTCCGATtgaggaatga